The genomic window AATAGACCGCTCTTTGCTTCTGACTACCTGGCAACTAAACAAGTCAGTCACTAAAACAATCTAATTCCACTCTTGCTCTACACTGTATGTTAGCTGTTCACATGTTCATGACTTAAGAGCCACATTGTATTTGCATGGGACAGTAAAGGGTTattttaaagggatagttcaacattttgagaaaaaaatatatttgctttctttttgaGATGTAGATAAGAAGATCAACACTCTTGTCTGGCTCTCTCCAAAGTTACGAAATCCACCCAACaacacctttaaagctcactgtttaacatgttgtattttatttgtttcgtccatacaaatacagaaagagTTAGTAGCTGTTACTATTTTTTACAAACAAGAGTTTATCCATCTGCTACATCTGGCTACATCTGTGCAGCATTTCCAAGTGTTGCTGTGCTGGGAACCTCTCTGAGACGACAAGATTCTGGGAAGTCAGGGAAATTGCCAGCACATAATTCCCCGTGAAACCACATAGATACACTGTAATCTATTTATTACTTTTGCTCAGTTCTAATTTAGGTTAGGGCCATCAGTAGCACAAAGAATAGTAAATCTGACCTGTGACAGAAGTACTAAACCTCTGCAGAGGATGAGGAACTCTAGAGGAAAGTAAGGGTGGGCATGCAATAATCATAATCAGTATTCAGTGTTCTAGACTGTATAGAAAAGCTTGTATGAGGTAAATCTGAATTAAGTTTCTAAAAATTATGTTGCCATTTACAGGTTCTTTATCCAGTCTGCATCTGGGATCATCTACACACAGCCATGGGCAAGCCTGGACGCAGAAGTGAAGTCCAAGTATAACTTCTATGTGAAGGCAGAAGATGCAGAGGGAAAGTACAGCCTGGCTGAGGTCTTTGTGACTGTGTTGGACCTGAATGACCATCCACCTGCGTTCAATGACAACTTCCTGGAGAAGACCATGGTGATTGGAGCACCGGTGAAAATAGAGGTATCTTGCTCTTTTGTGATTTACTTTTGTGTCTGAAAAAGTGAAACTCAGGATCACGTCAGTAACGTTACAATTTTATGAAATGCATTCCCACAGGCTGTAGACGATGATGCAGAAGTACCCAACAATGTTATCGAGTACGCCATCATGAAAGCCGAGCCAGACAACAACATCTTTGACATCGACGCTGACACGGGGGAGATCATGCTAAAGTCCTACATCAAGTCCATGGCCATCATTCAGAACATCACCAAGCAGAGGGACTGCACCTGGTCGCTGGTGGTGCAGGCCAGAGACCGAGGCCAGCCGTCCTTCAGCACCACTGCAGTCGTCAAGATCGACATCACTGAAGCTGTAAGTAGAAATAAGATAGATGAGTAGCAGCATGTCAGTTAAACCCAGACAAATGATTCCTGTTAGAAATAACTCTTGATTCCAAAGAATAACAAGAATAATACAATATGATAAATCATACTGGTTTTTCGAAACAttacaaatacatgaaaaattgAGCGTGAATCTATTATTTAATCTGGGATTCATTGTGTccttgaaaaatatttaaagatcccctgaAGACATGTTTCAGGACATATAAAatctctgcttggaataataaaatATGGAATTTACAAACATTATAACGGCATTGTTCTGCTGCCTACATAGTGCAACTGCCCATTCCCTTCATATTCCCAGTGAAAATTATGATTTGTAATGCAAGCCCTGAATCTGATGCTTGATTGAGAGTTGAGCTGTTTTAGTAAGagtttaaatagcaaatgtttCTGTGTAATCATTCCCTACTATCACTCTACATCACAGCCTAGGAGTATCAGTTTCACCAGTTGATTGCTTGAGTAGCAGTTTAAAAGTCATAAAAGATCTTAATCTCACACAAATTCAATTGTCATGTTTTCAGATCAAATCCAGATTTTTCTCATACTTCCTGGGCCTAAGGAAACGTCCAGGGACTGTGTTTGGGATTTGTTTGACCGTTGTCACCTTCGCCATTTCACTGACAATCTTCATTTCGACCGTTATATACTGGAACTCTGTGAAAAAGTCTCGTGTACAGTCTCAGGGCAAGATCAGAAAGATTATAAGGAGGCCTGTGCCATAAATGAAGCTTGCCTTGAGATCATCAGCACAACAGTACTGTTGTTTCTACTCTGTGGTACTAAGAATTTGTAGCaattcatatttaaatgattttgtaGTAGAACAAGGCTGTGTCTGTAAAAGAGTACAGGAGCACAATACTTCccatgatttatttattttttcatattttgatttaGTACTCACATAATGAcaccacaaccacaaccaaAGTACACAAATTAgttctgttttttcattttcacatcaatTCATGTCTTAATTCTCAAATGCTAAATGGTCTCAGCAATAGGTTTCCCAGTCAACCTCTCTGATCTTGTcttgacaaaatataaaaacaggagaacagTGACAGTAATACAGCAGATAGTTATATGTCAGTATACTTGCAGTAATTTATTCCTGGATTTTAcaagttttgcattttgcacATCAAATGATATATTTAGCCAAATGATGAATACATGCAGTAATATAGTACATACAGGGGACAATACTTAGAAGTTAATCATTGTGTGACAGACTATGACTTCAGTCCCATGGATGTGAATTCTCCCTGTGCTCTTTTACAGACCCAACTCAAAGGGGGGCCTTTGGGAtcatttttaatgcagaatagaaACAAGCCATTGCAAATCCTAGGCATGCTTGCTGGTGTCATTAGTCTCATGGTCATTGTCACGGTCATGATCTCCACTGCAACATTCATGCGCAACAAAAAGTCCAACCGGATCCTTCCCAACCGCCGCGTGAGGAGGAGGCCACGAAAACAGCACACCTGGAACATCAAAAACCCCTTCAAGAAACCAGAAAGACCTGAAGAGAAATTCCGAGTtaaagaggaggagcaggagccAGAGCCGCAGCCAGAGGTCATCGTGGAGAATGTCAACTACAACAACAATGTCACCAATGTTGTGAGGCACTGGCCCCCGCCACCCAGCGCCCCGAGTCTGCCCCCTGCACCACCACCCTACATCCCAGGGGAGAGGCAGTGGGCGGTACCCACCGTATCCGCTGCTGTGGCAGCTAAGCCTAAAAAGAAGCCAGTGATAACCAGACAGGACACTGTGAACAAAGCGCTGGTTTCAGAGCTCAAGATGAGACTGGAGCAGAAGAGGATGCTGAAACATTCATAGTGCTATATtgtatgagtgcatgtgtgtgtgtgcgtgtgtgtgtgtgtgtgtgtgtgtgtgtgtgtgtgtgtgtgtgtgtgtgtgtgtgtgtgtgtgtgtgtattaaacaCCCTTATCTATCAATAATGTCATTTTCAtgtgatggggaaaaaaatcctgtcattcattcaaaacatgTTTCTATTTTATGACCAGTCAGCATGTGATTCTTGTTCAAGTTTCTGTGTCATTTTCTAACACATAAATCTCACCTTTTTGAACCATTTGTTGACACACTAGTGGCTTAAACTTCTTCAACCCAGATCCCTGGTCGGGAATGAAGTCATTCAGATTTCAACAAGCAAGACTGTTTATTTGGGATCCAACCAAGCTCCTTACAGGGGATTTCATGACACTTGAACTGTCTAAAGAGATCAGCCTGAGGGAAGGGAACCAAAGGGATCACGTCAGGAAGACTTTTAATCTTTCAGCGCAGGTGTACAGCACTGTTTAGAGCCCTGTTTTGCAGCAGTCACAATACAATATGTTCCtgatttaaatgactgtgttAATTTGTTTACTATATGTGGTGGTGTATCTGTTTTAATGggtgtctttttttgtcaaaaaactGTTGTGGTCAGAACACCTATGTGGATTTTATTACTaataaacaacatttgtaatttcaaatttaaatgaaCATGCAGTCAGATTATTGACAACTCATTAACACAACTAATTGACAATTTATGAGTTTTGAAACGTATTTTATCTTTCAACTGATTCTTCAGATGTTCAGGTTAACAGGGGGACAGTGTGGCATATCTGGCCACAACCAGCTACAACCGCTCAGGATTAGAATATAATTAGTCCAGGACACTGCAGGACTGTAGTCTTGAAGGTATtgtgaaacacacagagactggTTTGTTGCCATCAGTTTAAGACCAACACCTTGTTAATGAGCCTGTAAATATACTCTACTGCCCCCTTCTGGAGATAGAGAAGAAGCTGCTTGGACCATAGCACTCATGCGAAAGACAAAAAAGGTTTGTAAACACAGATGTGAGATTGTTTTgcctcagagtaaagcaggcTAAAAATGAATTTTTCATGGTCTTACAGGGGACATGCCGAATCCTTGAAGCTGGTGCAGCATGTGTTGAAAAATAGACAAAGTAGTGTAGTCCAAAAACTGAATATTGTGGAGTCACGTGGAACAACAGAAATGTGCATATGATCTGATATGATGATATGAGATGTTTTacaattgctgttgtttttagtAAAACCTTACCAGATGTCCCACAAATATGTAATATGTTACTCAGACACAAGCCCTTTCTGCTCTCTTTAGCTCCAATTTCAGTGTGAGCATTACCAATTATGAAGTTACACTGAACCACTCACTGGGTATTTGTGTAGACATAAGCCAAACATGCACACTATTTCAAAgttacataaaacatgaaatttgCAGATTACCCTCCCTAATCCAAGGACCAACTTGTTCATCTTTCTGCAATATTGCATCGTTGGCTAAAAACCAAAAGTCCATCTGCCCTGATCTAGTTTGGACTGACAAGATGTGTGGTGTGTGACTGGTGTTGAACTTTCTGCAGCTTCAGCTGGCACGTCTCACTTGGTTATGATGACGCAGGGTGGACTTTGGggattattctttttttatttgacaaagTAAAAACTGAGATATGACTTGCTGCCTCCTAAAATCAGTCAGATTATACAGATGTTTTGCTTCCACAAATGTGTGAGATCAGTACTCTCCCAAAAATGCTTGAGGCATCAAATCCAAATTTTAGGTCTAAATTGTCACATACGCACACATATACTTTTCAATGTTGCAAGCTGTTAATGCTCTGAAGTGAAATGAGGGAATATGAGGAGCAGCCCAAATGATCATGCATTATGCCATGTAAGAGGCAGCCAGGATTACTGGGCTATTTGATAGAGGATTACAGAGTTGAAAGTTGCAAAAAGCATTGATGCTTTAGAATGAAAGAAAGCTACGCACAGGGTTCAAAAAAGCTTCTTTAGTATGTGTTTGAAGCAACTTAGGTTCTAAAAGGTAGATACAATTTACCTTTCAAAATATGTGCGACTCTACAGGGTTAACCTCTAATCTTGGACATGAGATCAGCAGCTGTGTCATGCTTAAATAATACACTGCTTTATGCAATATGAGGTATGTAAGGAGAAAATAAGATAAGCACAAACAATAAAGATGTAATTCATATGAATTCTGCTGAAATAGCTGAAATTGAGTGTTTACAGAATTCACAATGTCTTGTGTCATACACAGTGGATAAGGATTACAACAAAAAGCAGCATCAATCCCTCACCCACAAATCAtataaacacatctgaacaaGCAAGAAAGCAGATGTGTCTGTGCTCCAGAAAATGAGAGCTGCCAATCTCGTTTAAAACCCTGATCTTAAGTCAATAGAAGCAGGCCCCAGCAGAGATGAACTGATCTCCTTGCGTCACAGGGGCCAACACatggagatggaggagggggCTCATGTGATCTGATCATAAAGTGACGGCAGGAGAGGATATTGGAGAGGATGCCAGTGTTTGGGTCTTATGGTCAAATGAACAATGCCATTGGCCGACGAATATCCGATGTGCCATCTGTCTGGGTTGGTCAGCAAAGATCATGTTTGGCGCATGCCttgttgtatgttgtgtttgcagaagtgagagacagaaactGTGACGTAAATGTACAATGACGCAGAGAggattaaacatacagtatggtAATGAAACTGCACAGATCTACATACGTAGAAATACAGTTTGCTTCAGTGGTACAGTGAGTAATTGTGATTATCAATTTCAGTCCCTTTTATGAAAGTAACTTAAAATTGTTAATCATTTTCAGTCCTCCCAAGTTTCTGTTTGTAAACTTGTGTTATGGATGAATTTAATTCAGATACCGTATGAGTAAAGGCTGTGTAATACAGCAGACAGTAACACTGTGTCTGATCAACTAGACATTCAGTAAAAGGCTTTGACGgataagttcacattttttctaactgtcttaaaacacatcaggtgcccatatgaacatttaaaGAGGTTTAgcttgctgtaatcgttcctcttGCTAATACTGGCCATTAAACGATCATCCctaaatgtgcttacaatgtaagtgatggggtacaaaatccacagacctcactgtgagcaaaaatatattccaaAGTGTATCTGAAGGTAATTTGAAGCTTCTGAGTTTGTCATAGGCGCCTTTAACTTCTGACAGCTGCATGCAAAGGTCAATGTCAGTAAATGAATGGTAaaagattcacacacacacatacacacagtttaattAATAAATCAGTTTAATTGAAATTATGTATTGTCTGGTAACCTTAAATATACATAAGGGATAAGGAATTATGGTTTTGTCATTCATAATgctgttttgaaatattttctctccCACAAATTCATgcattcccacacacacaaacaatttaatttaaaatgacacGAAAAGCGCTGACTTGGGAAGATTTTATGTCTTTGAATGTGATTTGTCTTGTTGCTCTCTTAGCAGGTTAGAAAACATTGTAAGATCTTCTTGTAACAATCATCCTATTCACCCTATTCATACACTGTATGTACAAAATGTGACTGAATCAAATGTTTGTGGAAAATTCAATGAAGACATTGTCATTAGCAAAGTACAAACTtgtaacaaataacaaataatcaCCATTTGATATAAGATGTTTTCCTGTTCCAGATGGAGCATCATAAAAAATATGTCAGCTTAACTGACAATGTTAGCAAGGTGAGCAGAAATGAAATTAGATGAGACAAtagataaatacatatataaatacataagaCAATATTAAAGTGCTATCACAGAATCAGATAAAGATCAAGAAGAAAAGTATACAGCTAACAATGATAGATCTATAAAAGTCCTCattagtttgtcattttgagcAGTCTtccatttaaataaatcacaaaggCTTCATGTAAAGCAGTAATCAAAATGTGTGATAAATGAATTGAAACACAACataacaagacaaacaacataatgcagacagaaaaaaagctgCAGCACATTCTCTACATTGGTGCAATTCCTTGAATTAAAATCTTGACATAATGGTCATCATTCACATCTTTGCAAAAACCTCCTCGGCCTAGAACAAAGGAAGAAATAAGATTAAAACCCAGGCAGACAACATGTGGATTCTTCTGAATGTTGTACTTATATGTGTATCAAAATCAACATAATACAGCAGAtctattattttctgtgttttccagCAATATTAATCAAACACATGATActttacaaaaacaactgaTAAAAGGTGTCACATATGTTACAAGGTAACTGATAGTAAATTAATATAGTTCAGCTGTGAGTCTGCTGTGGTCAGCCTTGCCCTTATGCAGTCTGTCTTCTGACCTCCGCCTCACCTTCCGGTCTTCACTTGAATCTTTGTTGACCAGGTCCTCGTCGCTGGCGGCCTGCAGACTGTCGAAGGTGCCTTGCCTCTCCCGCTCTGCCTCTGATGAGCTGCTTTCTCTCCGTCGGTTCTTCCATGATTCCATGATGCCCTCCAGACAGGCAAACTTAGTGTCAGTGGTGCAGGCATACATGCCAATAGGCACAGCCAGCACCATGGCTAAAACTATCACCACTATATGAATCAGCTTCTCCCTTTGTTCCATCTCAGTAATGTCACTTCCTGTTACGAACATAATGCACTGGCCAGGACGTGGTGCCTGGTTCTTAAGGGTTACACAGATTTCATATTTGGTGGCAGGCATCAGATCAGAGACGGAGTACGAGTGAATCCCAGGGCCAATGTAGATCATCTCCTTCTTATTAGCGTCTGCACGTCCAAAGTGGATGGTGAACCAGGTTTCGGTGGGGTGGTCCAAGGCAGCATACCACTCGATGGAGATGCCACGAACTGTCTGTTTGGCGATGCGGATGTCAATGTAGACATTTTCGTCTCCACCAGCGGGTGCAGCTGGGAGGAGTGGGGACTGGGGGCCATCAGGAGAGCGGACTTCCAGGAGGATGTTGACGGAGGAGTTTCCAATGAAGTTGACAGCGGTGCAGGTGTAGACACCGCGGTCAGCCGCGTGAATGGAGGGGATCACCAGGAGGGATCTGATGGTGTCTTCATCTACTCGTTCCTGAGACTCTGGGAGGAAAATAAGGGTATCCAATGTTATTTTAAGTTGAACAAAAATTATACCACCAAATTCGGGCAACTTTTTCCACCTCAAAATAAATTCCTTTCAGAATGGAAGCCAATTTATcaagccacaaaaaaaaaaaaaaaaattcttgttattggaagacattttgacatatcgcagtaggaaaagcacaagtgcaaataataaaatgaatgactgaatcCCACTTAGCTGCTttggtttcagggtcctggtattttgcattttgcttcACTGTCACACTTCCTTAGCCTGATTTTAAGAACTGTGGTTTTTCCTACTGTGAAAAGTCAAAAtgcctgctgtgaaaaaggtctactGATcccctacacacacagtacacagacacacaaggaaAAAGGCGCAAGTATGGAGTCCTACATaacagacattcacacacatttatgatAGACATCAATTGTTTTAGGGATTATCTTAAAGTATAATGACACTGTAACATGTTGATACTCTTATGGTATAGTAATTAAATGGTCCCTgcataaaatatgtatttaacagGCAAAGGTTAAGAGTGAGATTTACTATAACTAATTATCTAACCAGGAGCAGATGATGTGGTCAAAACATCAGTCATGTTCATATGGAATAAAACAAGTGGTAACGAGGCAGCagtgtgtgtaatttttttccctTATGACGTTATTTGCTATTCTAAATCTGCATCATTTTCTATTTGAAAAGAGTCtataatggctttattaatggttaaaaAGCATTTACTAATGTTTTATCAGTTAAAAGCTATTGATAGAATAAGAATTTTGGGTTGCCACGTTGGAGCCTcagaacaaaatgtatttatgaacaacttattaacatttaaaagtgcTGACTTAATGGATTGTTATACAAatcctttattaatgacttttgacatttataATCACAAATGAGTGACTAACTTTTGCCGTTGGCTTATTAAATAGTGAGAAACCTGTGAttctttattaatgacttatcAACACAATCTGGACCAAAATCCATTTATCAACAGTTTATCAACATGTATCAACAGACTTGATGGTTTATTGGAAGGTTAGACACTCATTACCCtttaataatgattttattgtatACTCCCTTGTACCAGCAAGGGAGCTTTCTCAAAAACTGGCCAACCCAAAGTTGTTGTTAAATCTATAAAGCATTGGCAAATTATTTATCAACTAGTAAAGCCATTAGCTACAACTTAAAAACTCTTTATATCCTCATTAGAAGTTTTtccagtagaaaaaaaatagtattcttattcattattttgattACTTTACTTCTGTTTGTGTACTTTAAAGTATATGAATGTCTATAAAGAGTGATTTTACTTGAATACAGTTTTAGATACTCTACCACAGTGATAGATAGATGACTGTTATCAGTATAGCACTGATAGTGTTAGGGACACTAGTGGGAGCAGCAGTTTGTTACAGTGTTCCCATTAGTTTACTATGGACTGGTTACTTGCAGTCGTGACCTACAGTAAGCACTCCGCACTGACAGGTTAAGTCTAATGACGAAGAGGTTTACTTAATTACACAGTATCCCAACACGGCTGACATTAGGTAGGCATGCAGCGCACTATAATCTCCAACACTCTTAATCAACACTGATGAGAGAATCAGTGGTGATTACATCGCGATAGGCCAATATCCAGATTTAACTCTCCTCTTCTTAAGAGGTCTGCGATTAAAATGTGTGCTTAAGTATCTAATTTACTACAAGATATCACTCTAGCTGGGTGTGTGGATGACATGTTGTGGACATCACACTCTTACCATGAAATCCTCTGATTATCTTCAAACCATATGTCCACCACACCGCCGGGTCTGGCCTGGCCTTGGCGAGGCAGCGCAGGGTGAGGTTCGCGCCATGCGGCAGGCTGATGTTGGTGGACGGGGTGGAGACGACGGGCTTCATGCAGGCCTGTATGTCTACCTCGTGGAAGAACCTGCCCGCCCTAAAGTCCGGCCCTGAGCAGGTCAAGTAGGAGTTCATCAGTATAAATGGGGGACTCAGGGACCTGATGAACTCCACGAAGCCCTTCAGGCGGCAGTCGCAGAGCCAGGCATTGTCGTGGAGCGCCAGGACGACGTTCGGCCCGGTAGCGGTCGCCTCCCGCTCCTCCGTGCTCTGTAGTTTTTGGTAGAGAGGCCAGTTTTGGAAGACTTCCTTCGATATGACCGTAAGCCGATTGAAGGATAAGTCTAAGTAAGTCAGACCTGGCAAATATTTTAACGCATGCTCCGGCAGGACGTCCAGCTGGTTGTGCTTCAGGTCCAGGATCTTGAGGGCCGGTGTGTCCTCGAACGCTGTCCATGGTACTGAACGGAGTTTGTTCCCCTGCAGACGGAGCTCGGTCAAGTTCCCCAAACCCTCCAGACCCTTCGAGTTTATCACTGTGATATCGTTAAAGTTCAACCACAGGTTCTCCAAAGCGGGCGTTTTTGAGAAAGCCCCACGGGGTATTTCAGTGAAGTGAGATTTTTCTATTCGTATTTTGGTCATATCATCTGGGAAGTTCTCTGGTATGGCCCCAAACGCGCTCTCCTCCATACATATGAGTGACCTGATTACAGGGAAGAGTTTAAATGAGCACTTCAGCCTGATActtcaaaacatttcttttaacaCCTATAGTGGCTGATTAGGACACATATCTACCCCCAAACTTAACATTCTCGGCTTTATTTGGGAAAAAATGTACTCTTCTGCTCATATAAACATTAACTCCGTCCTTGGAGTATCTTCTGTCACCCACTGACACAGTAACATGGGTTAAACACCTCAGCCTTGGCGAAGATTAGACTATATATAAAAGCAGATCTTACCTTCCATGCCGGTCCTCTACACAGCTGCAGCCGCGTAA from Thunnus maccoyii chromosome 14, fThuMac1.1, whole genome shotgun sequence includes these protein-coding regions:
- the cdhr1a gene encoding cadherin-related family member 1, with the protein product MPRNIVMIQQKVGKNEWKTMQDGGGNFNGKEQFLSSSATLTINVIDEQDTPPSFIGTPYFGYVYEISVPGSEIFTVVAKDGDVGNPNPIHYSFDDGDDGAFSINKTSGCITLLTLPIFLKREIFNIKVKASEVSPEGRLMDYGMATVVIRVVDLNNNPPTFYGENGPQSMFELTMYEHPPEGEILRGLKITVNDSDQGANAKFNLRLIGPGRMLRVVPQTVLNEAQVTILVEDSAAMDYEKNHFLTYKLLAVEIDTPERFSATADIVIHLLDTNDNAPKFSSDYYIARIPENSPGGSNVVSVTATDPDSGPWGEVKYSIYGSGADLFFIQSASGIIYTQPWASLDAEVKSKYNFYVKAEDAEGKYSLAEVFVTVLDLNDHPPAFNDNFLEKTMVIGAPVKIEAVDDDAEVPNNVIEYAIMKAEPDNNIFDIDADTGEIMLKSYIKSMAIIQNITKQRDCTWSLVVQARDRGQPSFSTTAVVKIDITEATQLKGGPLGSFLMQNRNKPLQILGMLAGVISLMVIVTVMISTATFMRNKKSNRILPNRRVRRRPRKQHTWNIKNPFKKPERPEEKFRVKEEEQEPEPQPEVIVENVNYNNNVTNVVRHWPPPPSAPSLPPAPPPYIPGERQWAVPTVSAAVAAKPKKKPVITRQDTVNKALVSELKMRLEQKRMLKHS
- the lrit2 gene encoding leucine-rich repeat, immunoglobulin-like domain and transmembrane domain-containing protein 2 isoform X2, yielding MEESAFGAIPENFPDDMTKIRIEKSHFTEIPRGAFSKTPALENLWLNFNDITVINSKGLEGLGNLTELRLQGNKLRSVPWTAFEDTPALKILDLKHNQLDVLPEHALKYLPGLTYLDLSFNRLTVISKEVFQNWPLYQKLQSTEEREATATGPNVVLALHDNAWLCDCRLKGFVEFIRSLSPPFILMNSYLTCSGPDFRAGRFFHEVDIQACMKPVVSTPSTNISLPHGANLTLRCLAKARPDPAVWWTYGLKIIRGFHESQERVDEDTIRSLLVIPSIHAADRGVYTCTAVNFIGNSSVNILLEVRSPDGPQSPLLPAAPAGGDENVYIDIRIAKQTVRGISIEWYAALDHPTETWFTIHFGRADANKKEMIYIGPGIHSYSVSDLMPATKYEICVTLKNQAPRPGQCIMFVTGSDITEMEQREKLIHIVVIVLAMVLAVPIGMYACTTDTKFACLEGIMESWKNRRRESSSSEAERERQGTFDSLQAASDEDLVNKDSSEDRKAEEVFAKM
- the lrit2 gene encoding leucine-rich repeat, immunoglobulin-like domain and transmembrane domain-containing protein 2 isoform X1, which gives rise to MEESAFGAIPENFPDDMTKIRIEKSHFTEIPRGAFSKTPALENLWLNFNDITVINSKGLEGLGNLTELRLQGNKLRSVPWTAFEDTPALKILDLKHNQLDVLPEHALKYLPGLTYLDLSFNRLTVISKEVFQNWPLYQKLQSTEEREATATGPNVVLALHDNAWLCDCRLKGFVEFIRSLSPPFILMNSYLTCSGPDFRAGRFFHEVDIQACMKPVVSTPSTNISLPHGANLTLRCLAKARPDPAVWWTYGLKIIRGFHESQERVDEDTIRSLLVIPSIHAADRGVYTCTAVNFIGNSSVNILLEVRSPDGPQSPLLPAAPAGGDENVYIDIRIAKQTVRGISIEWYAALDHPTETWFTIHFGRADANKKEMIYIGPGIHSYSVSDLMPATKYEICVTLKNQAPRPGQCIMFVTGSDITEMEQREKLIHIVVIVLAMVLAVPIGMYACTTDTKFACLEGIMESWKNRRRESSSSEAERERQGTFDSLQAASDEDLVNKDSSEDRKVRRRSEDRLHKGKADHSRLTAELY